The following coding sequences lie in one Arachis ipaensis cultivar K30076 chromosome B05, Araip1.1, whole genome shotgun sequence genomic window:
- the LOC107642120 gene encoding multiprotein-bridging factor 1c: MPTRSTGTITQDWEPVVLHKSRPKAQDLRNPKAVNQALRSGAEVQTIKKFDGGSNRKPGPGINARKLEEGTEPAALERVAVEVRQAIQKARLDKKMSQAELAKQINERPQVVQEYENGKAQPNQAVLAKMERVLGVKLRGKIGK; the protein is encoded by the coding sequence ATGCCGACTCGATCGACGGGGACCATAACGCAAGACTGGGAGCCTGTGGTTCTGCACAAGTCCAGGCCCAAGGCCCAGGACCTTCGTAATCCCAAGGCCGTGAACCAGGCCCTGAGGTCGGGCGCCGAGGTGCAGACCATCAAGAAGTTTGACGGGGGGTCTAACAGGAAGCCCGGGCCTGGGATCAATGCGAGGAAGCTGGAGGAAGGGACGGAGCCCGCGGCGCTGGAGCGGGTGGCGGTGGAGGTGAGGCAAGCCATACAGAAGGCCCGTCTGGATAAGAAGATGAGCCAGGCAGAGCTGGCGAAGCAGATCAACGAGAGGCCGCAGGTGGTGCAGGAGTACGAGAACGGCAAAGCCCAGCCCAACCAGGCTGTGCTCGCTAAGATGGAGAGAGTTCTTGGTGTCAAGCTCAGGGGCAAAATCGGAAAATGA